Proteins co-encoded in one Gracilimonas sp. genomic window:
- a CDS encoding trypsin-like peptidase domain-containing protein, whose translation MKRKDLILTAILLIMIGITAGTLIALYTINEELAPLAEVRTTEITQGNEPFITDEELEGADARFLFKKIAEEVTPTVVYIEAIVPIDEAVPQDENHEFDGEENDGESIWDRLMPRRARTVGSGVLITTDGYILTNYHVIEGAVEKGLRVVLNDKREYPAKVVGIDSSTDLAVIKINGENLPKVTIGDSETLDVGEWVLAIGNPFRLRSTVTAGIVSALSRDVQIIDDRMRIESFIQTDAAINKGNSGGALVNTSGQLIGINTAIASQTGAYQGYGFAVPSNLAIKVAKDLIEYGQVRRALLGVSIAGVDYDRAIEKGMETVRGVEILGTSEEGAASQAGIIPGDVVLSVNGKEVYEANQLQQQVAVMSPGEVVTLNILRDGREMEKDVTLKLLEPDPIPEISASEIPIDPPEIPEGNNEGVMYQEFDLGFRVMALAKAEDVQKFDLIIDQVYKYSEAWNRGLRQDQQIIKIEEEKVEDLSSLEELMRRYLNEKGSVTLEILNEEDARGFIELKRN comes from the coding sequence ATGAAACGTAAAGATTTAATACTCACTGCCATTTTACTGATAATGATCGGGATTACGGCTGGTACGCTTATCGCGTTATACACCATCAACGAAGAATTAGCTCCTCTGGCAGAAGTTCGGACTACTGAAATCACCCAAGGCAACGAACCTTTCATCACTGATGAAGAGCTGGAGGGTGCCGATGCCAGGTTCCTCTTCAAAAAAATTGCAGAAGAAGTCACGCCAACAGTTGTTTATATAGAAGCTATTGTTCCCATTGACGAAGCCGTACCTCAAGACGAAAACCACGAATTTGATGGGGAAGAAAATGATGGTGAGAGCATTTGGGATCGGTTGATGCCCCGCCGGGCCCGGACAGTGGGCTCGGGTGTATTGATTACCACCGATGGATATATACTCACCAACTATCACGTTATTGAAGGGGCGGTAGAGAAAGGGCTTAGGGTAGTATTAAATGACAAAAGAGAATACCCCGCAAAAGTAGTAGGCATTGATTCGAGTACGGATTTAGCGGTTATCAAAATTAATGGTGAGAATTTACCCAAGGTAACAATCGGAGATTCAGAGACGCTGGATGTGGGGGAATGGGTGTTGGCGATTGGAAATCCATTCAGGTTAAGATCTACGGTAACGGCCGGTATTGTAAGTGCCCTCAGCCGGGATGTGCAGATTATTGATGACCGAATGAGAATCGAAAGTTTTATTCAAACGGATGCCGCCATTAATAAAGGAAACAGTGGCGGGGCGTTGGTCAATACCAGCGGACAGCTGATTGGTATCAATACGGCGATAGCTTCTCAAACCGGCGCCTATCAGGGATATGGATTTGCGGTACCCAGCAACCTGGCGATTAAAGTAGCCAAAGACCTGATTGAATATGGGCAGGTTCGTCGCGCGCTATTGGGAGTATCTATCGCTGGTGTGGATTATGACCGAGCTATAGAAAAAGGAATGGAAACCGTAAGAGGAGTTGAAATACTGGGAACATCAGAAGAAGGGGCAGCATCCCAAGCCGGTATTATTCCGGGCGATGTGGTACTCAGCGTAAATGGGAAAGAAGTTTATGAAGCCAATCAACTTCAGCAACAGGTTGCTGTAATGAGCCCGGGAGAAGTGGTAACTCTGAACATTCTTAGGGATGGAAGAGAAATGGAAAAAGACGTAACGCTGAAGTTACTGGAGCCCGATCCCATTCCCGAAATATCGGCCAGCGAAATTCCGATTGATCCCCCTGAGATTCCGGAGGGTAATAACGAGGGGGTAATGTACCAGGAGTTTGATTTAGGATTCCGGGTGATGGCCCTTGCTAAAGCCGAAGATGTTCAGAAATTTGATTTAATCATTGATCAGGTTTACAAATATTCAGAGGCCTGGAACAGGGGACTTCGGCAAGATCAACAGATTATAAAAATAGAAGAAGAAAAGGTTGAAGATCTCTCCAGTTTAGAAGAACTTATGCGCCGATATTTAAATGAAAAAGGATCGGTGACGCTGGAGATCTTAAACGAAGAAGATGCCCGCGGTTTCATCGAGTTAAAAAGAAATTAA
- a CDS encoding amidohydrolase family protein, translating into MRKHILLLALLFLGTSMQATFAQTTPAHALKNITIHNADGSVTESATIVWRNGVIEAVGTNVNIPFDAFEIDGGDSLHVYPGFIDGFSIWGSPDLPRNLEELDNPGDPPYDRAGIQPERKPSLLLKEDKAFEAGMKAGFTTAALYPNGYMLPGQVEAFYLAPESDKVSLLKESTALAGSFDEAPGGWGNGAYPSTMMGVMAQFRQLMFEATALQQHIKYYSQNPEMPAPNRDKVLEALFPLVNKATPLYFEVDSKEHMERLFKLQDEFGFKAVIVSGKEAYAKSAELKRRNIPVLASIDFTEAQEWYSKMKKAEEKSEDEKEDSDESEEKEEEISEEEQQYRDKRLAAWKAEVTNIRKLMDAGVSVGYASAGLELKDLSKNIEILMDEGGLSEADVVKLMTMNTASILGLNNTLGSLAKGKNASFTVFDKAMSEDKVKVLHSISNGTIHEFNGE; encoded by the coding sequence ATGAGAAAACACATTCTATTATTGGCGTTGTTGTTCTTGGGTACGAGTATGCAGGCAACTTTTGCCCAGACTACACCCGCACACGCGCTAAAAAATATTACTATTCATAATGCTGATGGTTCTGTAACCGAGTCTGCCACTATTGTATGGCGAAATGGAGTTATAGAAGCTGTTGGTACCAACGTTAACATTCCTTTCGATGCTTTTGAGATAGATGGAGGAGACAGTCTCCATGTATATCCGGGCTTTATCGATGGATTTTCTATTTGGGGAAGTCCTGATTTGCCTCGAAATCTTGAAGAGCTTGATAATCCCGGCGACCCTCCCTATGACCGTGCCGGAATTCAACCCGAAAGGAAGCCAAGTCTCTTATTAAAAGAAGACAAAGCTTTTGAAGCAGGTATGAAAGCCGGTTTTACCACAGCAGCCCTTTATCCGAACGGCTATATGCTGCCCGGGCAGGTAGAAGCTTTTTACCTTGCACCTGAATCAGATAAGGTAAGTTTATTGAAGGAAAGCACGGCTCTTGCCGGTTCCTTTGATGAAGCTCCCGGTGGATGGGGCAACGGAGCCTATCCATCTACGATGATGGGAGTGATGGCTCAGTTCAGGCAGCTTATGTTTGAAGCCACGGCTCTGCAGCAGCACATCAAGTACTACTCTCAGAATCCTGAAATGCCGGCTCCAAACCGTGATAAAGTACTGGAAGCTTTATTTCCACTGGTAAATAAAGCAACACCGCTTTATTTCGAGGTGGATTCCAAAGAGCATATGGAACGGCTATTCAAATTACAGGATGAATTTGGGTTTAAAGCCGTCATTGTTTCCGGTAAGGAAGCCTATGCAAAGTCAGCTGAACTGAAGCGGAGAAATATTCCTGTACTGGCAAGTATCGATTTTACTGAAGCCCAGGAGTGGTACTCCAAGATGAAGAAAGCCGAAGAAAAATCGGAGGATGAAAAGGAAGACTCCGATGAATCTGAAGAGAAAGAAGAAGAGATTTCGGAAGAGGAACAGCAGTATCGTGATAAGCGACTGGCTGCATGGAAAGCTGAAGTCACGAACATCAGGAAGCTGATGGATGCCGGTGTATCTGTAGGATATGCTTCAGCCGGGCTTGAGTTGAAAGACCTTTCAAAAAACATAGAGATTTTAATGGATGAAGGCGGACTTTCTGAGGCTGATGTTGTCAAACTCATGACAATGAATACAGCTTCCATCCTTGGTTTAAACAACACATTGGGAAGTTTGGCTAAAGGAAAGAATGCCAGCTTCACTGTTTTTGATAAAGCCATGTCGGAAGATAAAGTTAAAGTGCTGCACAGCATTTCGAATGGCACTATTCACGAATTTAACGGAGAGTAA
- a CDS encoding amidohydrolase family protein, translating into MKKLITLFVLLGFCISAEAQEKGSVLIQNATVITITAGDLEDTDVLIRDGIIREIGKDLRAPRGVETIDASGKYLMPGIIDAHSHLNGVDINEGRNPVTAEVTMEESVDPNEVGIYHALAGGATSIHLMHGSANVIGGQGETLKLRYGASQEGMKFEDAPRTIKFALGENPTRVHGQGNGIQPRTRMGVEQVIRGHFDEAIDYKRKREAYLKAKEQYDRRGRGTPPVPVAKNLRYEVLNDIIEGEILVHCHSYRSDEILMLMRVFNDYGVKNYTFQHANEAFKVAPELAKNGAHTSVFSDWWAYKFEVYYSTAYNASILNANGVINSINSDNDQLLRTLNHEAAKVVRYGNTSVNDALKMITLHPAIQLGIDDRVGSIEEGKHGDVVIWDGHPFSIYSKAVMTFVDGKKYFDLENDPDDMRIQINPGTDFEDGANHREIISRRKDDSCLQDAFILFQN; encoded by the coding sequence ATGAAGAAACTAATTACACTTTTTGTGCTCCTTGGTTTCTGTATCTCAGCTGAAGCTCAGGAAAAAGGCTCGGTGCTGATACAGAATGCAACGGTTATCACGATTACTGCCGGAGATCTCGAGGATACGGATGTGCTCATTCGTGACGGTATTATTCGCGAAATAGGAAAAGACCTGCGTGCCCCCCGAGGCGTTGAAACTATTGATGCGTCCGGAAAATATCTGATGCCGGGTATTATCGATGCCCATTCTCACCTGAATGGAGTTGACATCAATGAAGGCCGAAATCCGGTTACTGCAGAAGTCACCATGGAAGAATCGGTAGATCCTAATGAAGTGGGAATCTATCACGCATTAGCCGGCGGTGCTACTTCCATTCACCTGATGCACGGCTCTGCAAATGTAATAGGAGGTCAGGGCGAAACGCTTAAACTTCGCTACGGTGCTTCACAGGAAGGCATGAAGTTTGAAGATGCTCCAAGAACCATCAAGTTTGCTTTGGGTGAAAACCCAACTCGTGTCCACGGACAGGGCAATGGCATTCAGCCCCGAACCCGAATGGGGGTTGAGCAGGTTATCAGAGGCCACTTCGATGAAGCGATCGACTACAAACGTAAACGAGAGGCTTACCTGAAGGCAAAAGAACAATACGACCGAAGAGGTCGTGGAACTCCTCCAGTGCCGGTAGCAAAAAACCTTCGGTACGAAGTGTTAAATGATATCATCGAAGGGGAGATTCTGGTTCATTGCCATTCGTACCGCTCTGATGAGATTCTCATGCTGATGCGTGTTTTCAATGATTATGGGGTTAAGAATTATACCTTCCAGCATGCCAACGAGGCGTTCAAGGTAGCACCTGAACTGGCAAAAAACGGAGCACACACTTCGGTATTCTCTGACTGGTGGGCGTATAAGTTTGAAGTGTATTATTCTACTGCTTACAACGCTTCTATTTTGAATGCCAATGGAGTGATTAATTCAATCAATAGTGATAACGATCAGTTGCTCCGAACGCTGAATCATGAAGCAGCAAAGGTAGTCCGATATGGAAATACATCCGTAAACGATGCCCTGAAAATGATCACCTTGCATCCGGCTATTCAACTGGGTATTGATGATCGTGTGGGAAGTATCGAAGAAGGGAAGCACGGTGATGTTGTAATCTGGGATGGACACCCTTTCAGCATTTACAGCAAGGCGGTAATGACTTTCGTGGACGGTAAAAAGTACTTCGATCTTGAAAATGATCCTGACGACATGCGTATCCAAATAAATCCGGGAACGGATTTTGAGGACGGTGCTAACCACCGCGAAATCATATCAAGACGAAAAGATGATTCCTGCCTGCAGGATGCATTCATTCTATTTCAAAACTAA
- a CDS encoding amidohydrolase family protein encodes MKKLNIFVFTVALLFGLNATAEAQITEKPEFGKFAITGATIHTVTNGTIEGGVILIDGEKIVQVGQNVKVTNDYQRIDASGKHVYPGFIDGWSALGLVEVSAVAVTVDNRELGRFNPHMYAFTAFNPHSASVPVTRVSGVTTVMTHPSSGSIAGKGAVMDLWGYSPDSMAVKKSGALILNLPSSQGGGWWDDRSEKEIRKQYEQNIKEINEFIDKAKFYHEMMEAYNANPSGKTKPDFDPRMHAMQEVLSGDVPVVIPVNREQEILDAIEWTKSHENMNFVFAGVEEGWRIADEIAEAGIPVLTTTLYTPARDYDNYQRPYQNPGLMAAAGVKVAIVSDDTENSRNAPFEAGYAAAYGLGKEEAIKALTINPAEIFGVDDVLGSLEAGKQANLFISDGDPLEPMTNIEQVFIKGYKIPMTSRHTQLYDEFLNRDAVNK; translated from the coding sequence ATGAAGAAACTAAATATTTTTGTTTTTACAGTTGCTCTGCTGTTTGGATTGAATGCCACAGCGGAAGCACAAATCACCGAAAAACCTGAATTTGGTAAATTCGCCATTACAGGAGCCACCATTCATACCGTAACTAATGGAACCATTGAAGGTGGAGTCATTTTGATTGACGGAGAAAAGATTGTCCAGGTAGGTCAAAATGTGAAAGTAACCAATGATTACCAGCGTATTGATGCCTCCGGTAAACACGTTTACCCAGGGTTCATTGACGGCTGGTCAGCTTTAGGATTGGTTGAGGTTTCTGCTGTTGCGGTAACCGTAGATAACCGTGAATTAGGGCGTTTCAACCCCCATATGTATGCATTTACAGCCTTCAACCCGCATAGTGCTTCCGTTCCTGTAACCAGAGTGAGCGGAGTCACAACGGTGATGACCCACCCAAGTTCGGGAAGTATTGCCGGTAAAGGAGCGGTTATGGATTTGTGGGGATATTCTCCGGATTCAATGGCCGTAAAGAAAAGCGGTGCACTGATTCTCAACCTTCCATCTTCGCAAGGCGGAGGCTGGTGGGATGACCGGTCAGAAAAAGAGATCAGGAAACAATATGAGCAGAACATCAAAGAGATCAATGAGTTCATTGACAAAGCTAAATTCTATCATGAAATGATGGAAGCTTACAATGCAAATCCCTCTGGCAAAACAAAGCCTGACTTTGATCCGCGTATGCATGCCATGCAAGAGGTGCTTTCAGGAGATGTTCCGGTTGTGATTCCCGTAAATCGCGAGCAGGAGATACTTGATGCCATAGAATGGACGAAGTCTCATGAGAACATGAACTTTGTTTTTGCGGGCGTTGAAGAAGGCTGGCGGATAGCGGATGAAATTGCTGAAGCCGGCATCCCGGTTTTAACAACCACTCTTTACACTCCGGCCCGTGACTACGATAACTATCAGCGGCCCTATCAAAACCCCGGTTTGATGGCTGCAGCAGGAGTGAAGGTAGCTATCGTTTCTGATGACACAGAAAACTCCCGGAACGCGCCATTCGAAGCCGGATATGCCGCTGCATATGGCTTGGGCAAAGAAGAAGCGATCAAAGCTTTAACTATTAACCCGGCGGAGATTTTTGGCGTGGATGATGTACTCGGATCATTGGAAGCAGGTAAACAAGCGAACTTGTTCATCTCTGATGGCGACCCGCTGGAGCCTATGACCAATATTGAGCAAGTATTTATAAAAGGGTATAAAATCCCTATGACAAGCCGCCACACTCAGCTTTATGATGAATTTTTGAATCGTGATGCTGTGAATAAGTAA
- a CDS encoding histidine kinase gives MKLKVSSFFAAVLFLLPVLIFAQQRTPSISLHEIKKEIEQLESQDDKLRTYIEMSNRYFRNAPDSLLVIADEINGLEGVEGEKKEAFISFLNANAYRLMNADSAIFYASKASGILRELKEHDSYLMMENLQAMQYARKDQYLEAESLYLDAITYRSELEDQIEYPVQFFYGNLGNLYVTVGAHDLAIEMFENFLEYEDSPPNRCNILSKLANSFMELENTDKAISTLSPCLEYENLPPPIKAIVRSNLSTMYKQKNDIDRATQLMEEATAISSRYRIPNIGNGHLYRLGELYLEQGMVTKADSVGNIINTAPPTAFSRPNEDIVKHEFLSRLHFAKGDYEKSLEYSDRAIELANTHNLFQMMRNVYALKAEAYEEMGDLNNALVNERLQRKHEKEVNDRRKERNDAMLSVRYQLQNKEAQLMDANLEIENIRLRNMLIIVGLILITGYIFYRYRLYYLLKEEKTRNQIARDLHDDLSGTLSSISFFSEAAHRVNKDRGDSERFLNIITKSAVEAKEKINDIIWAIDPSKDDWSVFLKKCKRFAADVLDSNDIEYSFDMDDDFSFPVELQFRQNLWLIYKECITNLSKHAQATKVEICLREKGDHVFLSISDDGSGFDQESLK, from the coding sequence ATGAAATTGAAGGTTAGTAGTTTTTTCGCAGCTGTACTTTTTTTACTGCCGGTTTTGATATTTGCTCAACAGCGTACACCATCCATCAGCCTGCATGAAATTAAAAAGGAAATAGAGCAGCTGGAATCTCAGGATGATAAACTGAGAACCTATATTGAAATGAGTAACCGGTATTTCCGGAATGCTCCGGACTCATTGCTGGTCATTGCAGACGAAATTAATGGGCTCGAAGGTGTTGAAGGAGAAAAGAAGGAAGCATTTATATCATTTCTGAATGCAAATGCCTACAGGCTGATGAATGCTGATTCAGCTATTTTCTATGCATCCAAAGCGTCCGGCATCCTGCGGGAACTGAAGGAACACGATTCTTACCTGATGATGGAAAACCTTCAGGCTATGCAATACGCCCGAAAAGATCAGTACCTGGAAGCGGAGTCGTTATATCTGGATGCCATTACTTATCGGAGTGAACTTGAGGATCAAATTGAGTATCCCGTACAATTTTTCTATGGAAATCTCGGGAACTTATATGTTACCGTTGGGGCACATGATTTGGCGATAGAGATGTTTGAAAATTTTTTGGAATATGAAGACAGTCCCCCAAACCGATGCAATATCCTTTCTAAGCTGGCAAACAGCTTTATGGAGCTTGAAAATACGGACAAGGCCATTTCTACCTTAAGTCCATGCCTGGAGTACGAAAACCTGCCACCGCCTATAAAAGCTATAGTTCGTTCCAATTTAAGCACGATGTACAAACAAAAGAACGATATTGACCGTGCCACACAACTAATGGAAGAAGCTACAGCAATCAGTTCCCGGTATCGGATACCTAATATTGGGAACGGGCATTTATACCGTCTCGGTGAGCTTTATTTAGAGCAAGGAATGGTTACAAAAGCGGATTCTGTGGGAAATATCATAAACACTGCTCCGCCAACTGCTTTTTCCAGACCCAATGAGGACATTGTAAAGCATGAGTTTCTTTCAAGATTACATTTTGCCAAAGGGGATTATGAAAAAAGCCTGGAATATTCAGACCGGGCCATTGAATTGGCAAACACCCATAATCTCTTCCAAATGATGAGGAATGTTTATGCCCTGAAAGCCGAAGCCTATGAGGAAATGGGTGATCTGAATAATGCCCTTGTGAATGAGCGGCTTCAACGAAAGCATGAAAAAGAAGTTAACGACAGGAGGAAAGAGCGTAACGATGCCATGCTTTCTGTACGTTATCAGCTGCAGAATAAAGAAGCTCAGCTAATGGACGCCAACCTGGAGATAGAAAACATCAGGCTTAGAAATATGCTGATTATCGTCGGGTTGATATTGATTACCGGCTATATTTTCTATCGATACCGGTTGTACTATCTACTGAAGGAAGAGAAGACAAGGAATCAGATTGCGCGTGATTTACATGATGATTTGAGTGGGACATTGAGCAGTATCAGTTTTTTCAGCGAAGCGGCACATCGGGTCAATAAAGATCGGGGAGACTCCGAAAGGTTTCTCAATATCATCACCAAAAGTGCTGTTGAGGCCAAGGAAAAAATTAATGACATCATTTGGGCGATCGATCCATCCAAAGATGACTGGTCGGTATTTCTGAAAAAGTGCAAGCGCTTTGCCGCTGATGTGCTGGATAGCAACGACATTGAGTATAGCTTTGATATGGATGATGATTTCAGTTTCCCCGTAGAACTTCAATTTCGTCAGAATTTGTGGCTCATTTATAAAGAGTGTATTACTAACCTGAGTAAGCATGCCCAAGCCACAAAGGTTGAAATCTGCTTAAGAGAGAAAGGGGATCATGTGTTTCTTAGTATTTCTGATGATGGCTCCGGTTTTGATCAGGAAAGTCTGAAATAA
- a CDS encoding response regulator transcription factor, translating to MINIVIIEDNKYMREGWKTILDFEQDLCVIAEYESCEDAFEGAQLAKANVVLLDIQLPGIHGTEGVKIIRNKFPELSVLMVTIHDDDERIFKALKNGAIGYLSKKISPDELIEAVHIAQNGGSPMSPNIARKVINSFQASGDVDIELSDTETQILTLLAEGCSYKGISKEVYLSVDGVRYHIRNIYNKLEVSNKSEAVAKALRDKLI from the coding sequence ATGATCAACATTGTAATAATCGAAGACAACAAGTATATGAGGGAAGGGTGGAAAACCATCCTCGACTTTGAGCAAGACTTGTGTGTAATAGCTGAGTATGAAAGTTGTGAAGATGCCTTTGAAGGTGCACAGCTTGCAAAAGCCAACGTTGTTCTACTTGATATTCAGTTGCCGGGGATTCATGGCACAGAAGGAGTGAAGATCATCAGGAACAAATTTCCGGAACTTTCTGTGCTGATGGTTACCATTCACGATGATGACGAACGTATATTTAAAGCACTCAAAAATGGGGCGATCGGCTACTTATCCAAGAAAATATCCCCTGATGAATTAATTGAGGCCGTTCATATTGCACAAAATGGTGGATCTCCCATGAGTCCGAATATTGCTCGAAAGGTCATCAATTCTTTTCAGGCTTCGGGAGACGTTGATATTGAACTCTCAGATACCGAGACTCAAATTCTCACCTTACTTGCTGAGGGCTGTTCCTATAAAGGCATATCCAAAGAGGTTTACCTCTCTGTTGATGGAGTGCGCTATCACATCCGTAATATTTACAATAAGCTGGAAGTGAGCAATAAAAGCGAAGCCGTTGCGAAAGCTCTTCGTGATAAACTTATTTGA